In the genome of Misgurnus anguillicaudatus chromosome 11, ASM2758022v2, whole genome shotgun sequence, one region contains:
- the LOC141368788 gene encoding uncharacterized protein, which translates to MGNSLTALNERGYTLVSKEKNKILVKNEAGDLFVIKKLSANQDEINVLLKLSHPHIVNHKEIITDSDCLYLLLEHCEGGDLAQTIKNKKKETDQFSENEILDWIVNICMALKYLHDQKILHKNLQPESIFLTACGTIRLGEFGVIHQWSIEEPAAENKPSCAAPEILNGKPYEEKTEIWMLGCVIYELCMLERAFPAVLSVEIVGKILTSSYEALPLTFSEDLRQLVKDTLQLDPACRPSVSEILTRPFIINHLREKILQTITTLNKKLKDLRALADNLESVHFNTTVGSLAGGVVGLAGGITSVVGLFLSPFTFGASLIVTGVGIGTAVAGGVTAGACNITNMVKQSTNRDKMKMLIKEFQEKITSTVCSIQNIQIAVDTLKKQFSTSDNAFSNAQPGANAGARLGRGLGGIPEIIRVIEVANIGKVAAQAARAVRVAEAATGVLSALFVAVDVFFVFLDSREIHNIRQDYALRESRQASASTSNQNTELTDKTSNNSDTTNLLAEELKSETMKFVTKIRETTEELQTILDTLRDAIHPNNDN; encoded by the exons ATGGGAAACAGTCTAACTGCTCTTAATGAACGTGGCTACACATTAGTGAGTAAAGAAAAGAACAAGATCCTGGTGAAAAATGAGGCTGGGGACCTGTTTGTCATTAAAAAGTTAAGCGCCAACCAG gATGAAATAAATGTTCTCCTAAAGCTCAGTCATCCACACATCGTCAATCATAAGGAAATCATCACAG ATTCAGACTGTTTGTATCTTCTTCTGGAGCACTGCGAAGGTGGAGATCTTGCTCAAacaatcaaaaacaaaaagaagGAAACAGATCAATTTTCTGAGAATGAG ATTCTGGACTGGATTGTGAACATCTGCATGGCTTTGAAATACCTGCATGATCAAAAGATCCTGCATAAAAACCTGCAGCCTGAG AGCATATTTCTCACTGCATGTGGCACCATCCGTCTTGGCGAGTTTGGAGTAATTCATCAATG GTCTATTGAAGAGCCAGCAGCAGAAAATAAACCTTCATGTGCTGCACCTGAGATTTTGAATGGCAAACCTTATGAGGAGAAAAc TGAAATATGGATGTTGGGGTGTGTCATCTATGAGCTGTGCATGCTGGAGCGTGCG TTTCCTGCAGTTCTCTCAGTTGAGATTGTTGGAAAGATACTCACATCCTCCTATGAAGCTCTTCCTCTGACCTTCTCTGAGGATCTTCGTCAGCTGGTAAAAGACACACTTCAGCTCGATCCAGCATGCCGTCCGTCTGTCAGCGAGATCTTGACCAGACCTTTTATTATTAATCATCTTCGAGAAAAG ATCTTGCAAACTATTACGACTCTTAATAAGAAACTAAAGGACCTAAGAGCACTAGCTGATAATTTGGAAAGCGTCCATTTCAACACAACCGTAGGCAGTCTCGCAGGAGGTGTAGTGGGATTGGCTGGAGGAATCACATCTGTGGTGGGACTTTTTCTCTCGCCGTTCACTTTTGGAGCATCTCTGATAGTAACAGGAGTGGGAATCGGCACGGCAGTAGCTGGAGGAGTAACTGCTGGTGCCTGCAACATAACAAACATGGTTAAACAGAGCACAAACCGGGATAAGATGAAAATGCTTATAAAAGAGTTCCAAGAAAAAATTACCTCCACAGTTTGCAGCATCCAAAACATCCAAATAGCTGTggacactttaaaaaaacagttttcCACAAGCGATAATGCATTTTCCAATGCACAACCAGGAGCTAATGCTGGAGCTCGACTTGGACGAGGACTGGGAGGAATTCCAGAGATTATCCGTGTGATTGAAGTTGCAAATATTGGGAAGGTGGCAGCTCAGGCCGCAAGAGCTGTTCGTGTGGCTGAAGCGGCTACAGGAGTTTTGTCTGCACTTTTTGTAGCTGTTGATGTCTTCTTTGTGTTTCTGGACTCTAGAGAAATCCACAACATCCGCCAAGATTATGCTTTAAGAGAGAGTCGACAAGCATCAGCATCCACCAGCAACCAAAACACTGAGTTGACAGACAAGACATCAAATAACAGCGACACAACAAATCTATTGGCAGAAGAGCTGAAGTCTGAGACCAtgaaatttgtgacaaaaataaGGGAGACAACAGAGGAGCTTCAGACAATTCTGGATACACTGCGAGATGCAATACACCCAAACAACGACAACTAA
- the LOC129416585 gene encoding uncharacterized protein isoform X2, with amino-acid sequence MLGCVIYELCMLKCAFPVVEKIRKRRSSYEALPPTFSEELRQLIKDTLQPDPACRPSVSEILTRPFIIKHLQEKECIAMGNSVSALIDHGYTLVIKEKSKILVKNVAGDLFVVKKLSAYQDKLKFLLQLSHPHIIHHKETFTDSDCLYLLVEHCEGGDLAQKIKNIKEGKDTFSENEILDCIVEICMALKYLHDQQILHKNLQPESIFFTSFGTIRLGEFGVIHQWSTEEPAAENKPSCAAPEILNGKPYEEKTDIWMLGCVIYELCMLKRPFPVVEKIRIRRSSYEALPPTFSEELRQLIKDTLQPDPACRPSVSEILTRPFIINHLQEKNLQTINSLNKILEDLRALANDLERVHFNTTVGSLTGGVMGLAGGIATVMGIALSPFTLGASLIVTGMGISTALAGGVTAGACNITNMVNQSTNRKKIKMLIIEFQEKITSTVCCIQNIDAGTRFGRGLGGIPENNENGPAKAIRAVAEGAIVVLTGLFIAVKIFFVFLDSKEIHNIRQDKALKESRQASASTSNQSTEFTDQTSNNSDTTNLLAEELKSETMKFVTKIKETTEKLQKNLDELRDAMQPNNDN; translated from the exons TTTCCAGTTGTTGAAAAGATACGCAAACGCAGATCCTCCTATGAAGCTCTTCCTCCGACCTTCTCTGAGGAGCTTCGTCAGCTGATAAAAGACACACTTCAACCTGATCCAGCATGCCGTCCATCTGTCAGCGAGATCTTGACCAGACCTTTCATCATTAAACATCTTCAAGAAAAG GAATGTATAGCAATGGGCAACAGTGTGTCTGCTCTAATAGACCATGGCTACACATTAGTGATTAAAGAAAAGAGCAAGATCCTGGTGAAAAATGTAGCTGGTGACCTGTTTGTCGTTAAAAAATTGAGCGCTTACCAG GATAAATTAAAATTTCTCCTTCAGCTCAGTCATccacacatcattcatcataaGGAAACCTTCACAG ATTCAGACTGTTTGTATCTTCTGGTGGAACACTGTGAAGGTGGAGATCTTGCTCAGAAAATCAAAAACATAAAGGAGGGAAAAGATACATTTTCTGAGAATGAG aTTCTGGACTGTATTGTGGAGATCTGCATGGCTTTGAAATACCTGCATGATCAACAGATCCTGCATAAAAACCTGCAGCCTGAG AGCATATTCTTCACTTCATTTGGAACAATCCGTCTTGGGGAGTTTGGAGTAATTCATCAATG GTCCACCGAAGAGCCAGCAGCAGAAAATAAACCTTCATGTGCTGCACCTGAGATTTTGAATGGCAAACCTTATGAGGAGAAAAc TGACATTTGGATGTTGGGGTGTGTCATCTATGAGCTGTGCATGCTGAAGCGTCCG TTTCCAGTTGTTGAAAAGATACGCATACGCAGATCCTCCTATGAAGCTCTTCCTCCGACCTTCTCTGAGGAGCTTCGTCAGCTGATAAAAGACACACTTCAACCTGATCCAGCATGCCGTCCATCTGTCAGCGAGATCTTGACCAGACCTTTCATCATTAATCATCTTCAAGAAAAG AACTTGCAAACTATTAATTCTCTTAATAAGATACTAGAGGACCTAAGAGCACTAGCGAATGATTTGGAAAGAGTCCATTTCAACACAACCGTAGGCAGTCTCACTGGAGGTGTAATGGGATTGGCTGGAGGAATCGCAACTGTGATGGGAATTGCTCTCTCTCCATTCACTCTTGGAGCATCTCTGATAGTAACAGGAATGGGAATCAGCACGGCATTAGCTGGAGGAGTAACTGCTGGTGCCTGCAACATAACAAACATGGTTAACCAGAGCACAAACCGGAAAAAGATTAAAATGCTCATAATAGAGTTCCAAGAAAAAATTACCTCCACAGTTTGCTGCATCCAAAACATTGATGCTGGAACTCGATTTGGAAGAGGACTGGGAGGAATTCCGGAGAATAATGAAAATGGGCCAGCCAAGGCCATAAGAGCTGTGGCTGAAGGGGCTATAGTAGTTTTGACTGGACTTTTTATAGCTGTTAAAATCTTCTTTGTGTTTCTCGACTCTAAAGAAATCCACAACATCCGCCAAGATAAAGCTTTAAAAGAGAGTCGACAAGCATCAGCATCAACCAGCAACCAAAGCACAGAGTTCACTGACCAGACATCAAATAACAGCGACACAACAAATCTATTGGCAGAAGAGCTGAAGTCTGAGACCAtgaaatttgtgacaaaaataaAGGAGACAACAGAGAAGCTTCAGAAAAATCTGGATGAACTACGAGATGCAATGCAACCAAACAATGACAACTAA